GTTTCTGGTTCCTCGGATGAGCCAAAACTTTTAGACATATCTTTAGTCGCTTACCGCTTGTGTCCATGTTGCCACTAAATCCTTGCCATTTGATTGTCCACCCGCCACATTGGTAACCCAAATTGTCAGCATGTGTACCAGCAACTAGAATTTTGGGAACATTCTTTGAAAGAGGCAGAAGTGGAGCACTTCCATTTTTCCCATTCTTAAGCAGCACAAGAGATTTTCTCACAGCTTCCCTTGCAAGATCCCTGTGTCCCTAGACACACAACAGGATCTTATCATTACAGAATATACATGCTTTTGTTGCCAAGTTTGTTACAACAAACTCCAATTTATGGTTGGGATGGTTTGAACTCTCACCTGACTTCCAAGCTGGTCGACTAAACTGAAATCGGCTAGAGGATTTTCAAAAAGACCCATGGTAAACTTGACAAGCAAAATTCTCGCCACAGCATCATCAATTCGGTCCATTGGAATGACATTGTTCTTGACCAAGAGATTAAGATCCTGAATGAACTCATCAAACTTGTACGGGACCATCACCTATAATAGTAGTTAACAGAAAGAATGAGTTCTATAACTGGAATAACCCCAGAGCAGAAATTTAGTACTGCTGACAATTTGACCATAAAGAACAGACTAACCATATCAACACCGGCTTGAATGGAAGCTTGGACAGAGTACGTGTAGTTTGAATCCGGTGGCGATGTGATTTTGTCGATACCTTGCCAATCAGAGATGACAAATCcctgataaataaaataaacaaaaaaaatatttagttagtAAGCATCATGGGAATTGAAGATGACATAAAAATGCAGTGTTAAGCAAATCAACAATAGAACATTCCTGATAATAGCACTATCATGCAAGATACACCTATTGCAATGTGTGTCAAATAGACTTCTCAAGGCTTCAAAtccaatataaattttataatagataaatagaagaaagtaatAATCTAATATTGTTACTAGTAGATTGAAGATATTTCATATGCCTCCTCAAATAAGCATGACAGAAATATCAAATGGCGATTGAAATTTTCAACGAAAAATGACATGAAAACATCTCAATGTGGATATAACAAATGATGATAAACAACTAAGGCTTAAAAGTAGAAGGTTTAATATCAGTGAATGCTACACAATGTAACTTAATTATGTTGCTTTCCCAGATTTTTTTCTATCCATAATAGAGATATACAAGACAATATAGTAGTGCAGTAGTGAAATTCACAAAAAAAGATTAGAAAGTAATCAGATCACCTTAAACTTAAGGGTGTTCTTTAGGAAGCCAGTGACTAGATCACGATTTGCATGCATCTTTACCCCGTTCCAACTGGAGTACGAAACCATCACTGTCGAGACCCCTTTGATAATGGAATCAGAATAGGCAGGCATATGAAGGCTAAGCAATCCATGCCAGTCAATCACAGTGTTGTTCTCATTAACTCCCTTGGTTGTACCGCCATCTCCAACAAAGTGCTTAGCACAAGCAGCTACCTTTGTCCTGCAAGGAATGTATAAACTTAATGAATGATAGAGGGAAAACATATGAAAATTTTATTCATGCAACTACATCAAATACAACAACATCATATAATCCTGATTTTGCCTTCTTTTTCCACTCCTCGTTACTTGTTGCGTCCTAATCATCTTGCTTGATGTTAAAAAACAGTTCCATTAATATCTATAACCGTGGCTGATTTGAACTCTGGAGCATTACCAAAACTATGCTCACTACTCTCAAGAACATCCTAAAAAGACTTTATTATCTAAATTAAGGTGAGATTATGAATGAGTATCAATTATTCAGAACCACATGGCTACCACAATGACAGATACAACACATCAACAACTTGCAGATACAGAGACAGAGGCATACGATGGCTCTTTCGACACAACGTATAAGATTATTTCAAACATTAATTTCTTAAAGTTGAAACTTATTAGTTAATTATCACATTACAACATTAGTGATGCATAAGCACTAAACATGAAAATTATATAACTATGTACCATAATTCACCACCAGGCAAGGACAAAATTTTAGGAAATATGTTCATAAACACTTGAGGACAAATAAGGAAACACAGTCTTTCTTTTAAATGGATTTACTACGATTAATTTCTTACTTGCCACCAACATATGGAAATCCCTTCTTGGCATTGGCAGGGAGACTTCCTTGTAGACCAGGTATTATCTCTGTCATTTGTTCCACAATTTTAGGATCCTCACTGTAGCTTTCATAACACCGACCCCATCTTGGATCTCTACAAACCTACAAATAGTGTTCCAGAAGTTAAGTTATCAAAGGAAGAAATGTGAACACATTACGCCTAACAAGAATTTTTCCTACACAAGTTTATCATTAGACTCTTGCTTTTTATTTACCGCAATACATGGAGCAAAGACATAAGGAATTCCCGTCGCTCTGACTTCGAGAGCGGTTGCAGCTCCAATCTTTTGGGCAAGGTCAGGATCTCTGTTAGTCAAAGATTATTAGAACAGACAAGCGGTGGATGAACTAAATAAAGCATATAAGCAACCTAATGCATCAATAAAACACCATTAAGATTACAAACACAATGTTATTGACTTCTAAACCAAAGTATATTTCAGGCTAAATTCATTGATATCATAAGCAAATTTGTTTTAGTACCATCATTGCAGAAGAATGATAGTTTGCTCATTGTGGCAACAAGATCCTTGAACCAGGTAAATCATTAAATATCAAGTTAAGTGCAAAAGTTCTATCGAAAGTTGTCTTGTAACATGCTGACAAATACACAATCaaaatctcaacttgcctggtaCATCCAAGTCCAACATTATGGGGAAATATGGTAGCATTATAGACATTGTTGTGGCCATGAACAGCATCAATCCCATACATCATTGGAATACCCAATCGACTTGCCAAAGACCCTCTCTGAAATTCATTTATCATGTTAACCCAATCTTGAGCAGTAGCTTTTGGAAGTGGTTCACTTCCACCGCCACTTAATACACTCCCTGCAAGCAATTAAAAGAACCAGTTAATTGATAGTTCCTTAATAATGTCATCACTTCCCTTAATTTTGGAAACTTGCCTTTTTGTTTGTAAAGatcttttgtaaaaaaaaaaaaaagcaaaaaatccCAAAGTTTATCATTCACTCAAAAGATCAAACAGGAATGAAGGGGGCAGAGATCGAAGTGAAGTACAAGGCAAAGGAAGAAAATGGCAGAAAATCGGCAACTTTCCGATTTTTCAGGCTTCCCTTCCCCCACACTAGAATCAGCATGCCATTTCTCATTTTGGTAATAAGTCCAGAGAGAGATTCTTAAGTATTCATATTTGCAAGTAAATGCAGAAATGTTAACATCTATTATAAAATCTATAAAGAAATTGTCATGTTTAGTGAACTAAAATGTGAAAGAATGAAGACACTAAGTAACAAACACAGAAAAATTCCCTCAACATAAGTGACAAAAGTATGTATATGAATAGATATTGATATTGAAATTGTATGTTGCAATGTGATTGGATGTGGGAGTGGGAAATTGGTGGAAATCACGGGAATGGAAGTTTATGAAAATAGGCCACATCATTCTAAAAATTTCCCAACCTATAAACAAGACAAGGAAATTATGTCATGCGAATATTTCCAAGACAGGACACAATCACCAACAAATCATATGGTTTAAAACATTCATTAAAAAAACATTCAAATACAATACTCATAAGAGGGGGGAAAACAAGCAATAAAACACTTTCCAAATATGCCCTTTAACTAGTTCTTACTTCTTACCAATGAAACTGTTTTTCATGACCTCAGCATTAGCAACACTCCTATCAATTTGAACCATTTGGCCAATCTTCTCCTCAAGAGTCATTCGATCAAGTAAGTCCTTAACACGAACTGCAACTGGTTGCTTTGGATCTTTGTACTTCATATACTCTCCTCCTTGTGCTTGTGCTTCACCAATTGAAaccaaccaacaacaacaacatagcCACAAAGAAACCAGAAAACGAATCAATGCCCTATTCATCTTGTGAATTTCCCAGCTCTAGCTTCTTCACCTGCAGAAGCTGTCACAAGAGAGAAACAAACCAAATAAAGAttcagttattattattatatttgtttatACCCCACTTGGATTCTAAGGGAAAAATGAAACGGGAACAGAGAAAGAAAAGCATATCCAATGAAATgggtagaagaaaactaaacctCAATTACTTGAAgcagcagtttttttttttttttggattattttaagaaaaaaaggaaaTGTGAAAAAGGGTACATACAAAGTAGATAACCAATCAAAGATCAATCACACTTGTTCAAATTTGCAGCAGAAAATAGTTTCTACATAATAAAggaacaatcaaaagaaacagcaaTAACAGCACACTTTGAAGTTAAGTAGGTATGAGGGAAGATGTGTGTGTGCgtgtcagagagagagagagagagagagagagagagagagagagagagagagagagagagagagagagagagagagagagagagagagagagaaagctcACAAGGAATGCAAAAATGGAGTCTTTTTATGAAAAAGTTTCAACTTTTGACGGAATGGTGAAATGGGGTGCTAAGAAAAAAAGCAAGAAACGGCAGAGTAGAGAGTGGAGAAGGTGAAAGGCGTGAGTGGGAGACACTTAACACTATTTGCGTCTGTGTTTGACGGTTTTATTTTTGTCTGTGAAATTTTGGAGGTTACTTTACTTAGCTGAGACTCAGAATAAGAATCACttaagaggaagaa
The sequence above is drawn from the Arachis hypogaea cultivar Tifrunner chromosome 4, arahy.Tifrunner.gnm2.J5K5, whole genome shotgun sequence genome and encodes:
- the LOC112796161 gene encoding uncharacterized protein; protein product: MNRALIRFLVSLWLCCCCWLVSIGEAQAQGGEYMKYKDPKQPVAVRVKDLLDRMTLEEKIGQMVQIDRSVANAEVMKNSFIGSVLSGGGSEPLPKATAQDWVNMINEFQRGSLASRLGIPMMYGIDAVHGHNNVYNATIFPHNVGLGCTRDPDLAQKIGAATALEVRATGIPYVFAPCIAVCRDPRWGRCYESYSEDPKIVEQMTEIIPGLQGSLPANAKKGFPYVGGKTKVAACAKHFVGDGGTTKGVNENNTVIDWHGLLSLHMPAYSDSIIKGVSTVMVSYSSWNGVKMHANRDLVTGFLKNTLKFKGFVISDWQGIDKITSPPDSNYTYSVQASIQAGVDMVMVPYKFDEFIQDLNLLVKNNVIPMDRIDDAVARILLVKFTMGLFENPLADFSLVDQLGSQGHRDLAREAVRKSLVLLKNGKNGSAPLLPLSKNVPKILVAGTHADNLGYQCGGWTIKWQGFSGNMDTSGTTILSAIKSAVDPSTEVVFRENPDSEFVKSNNFDYAIVAVGELPYAETAGDSTTLTMTDPGPNIINNVCGNVKCVVIIVSGRPIVIEPYVSSIDALVAAWLPGTEGQGVTDALFGDYGFSGKLARTWFKSVDQLPMNVGDPHYDPLFPFGFGLTTESVKDLVARSTSSVASVRACIFTILVTLIISLYLIGEAQFIGAY